The genomic region GCACGATCCAGCCCGAGCAGGTGGAGCGCCTGGAGGGCATGGGCAAGTGGCTGGGCAAATACGGCGAGTCGGTTTACGGCACGCGCGGAGGGCCCTGGGGCCCCGCCAGCTGGGGCGTGAGCACGCAGAAAGCCGGCAAGGTCTACGTGCACCTTCTGGAGCCGGACGCCGTGGTGAGCCTGCCGCCGCTGGACGGCAAGCCCTTGCGCGCGGCGCGGCTGCTGACCGACAGCCAGCCGGTAAAATTCGAGAACGGCAGCCTGGGCCTGGTGCTCTCCGTGCCAGCGGAAAGACGGGACTCCATCGACACCGTGGTGGAGCTGGAGTTTTAACGATATGGACCGCAGGGGAGGGTTTTAAACCCTCCCCTGCATTCAAGATGCATTCGTTTGTCGTAGGGGCACGGTGCACCGTGCCCAATAAATTATAAAAACGCAAAGCCCCGCCCGGAGCGCTCCGGGCGGGGCTTGTCTATCCAATCCGCACTTCTGAACTCGAATCAATCTTACTTCTTCTTGTCCTTGTCCTCGTCCACCACCTCGAAATCGGCATCCACCACACCCTCTTTGCCACCACCGCTGGAGGAGGCCTGCTGCTGCGCGCCAGGGTCCGCACCGTCGCCGCCAGCGGCCCCGGCCGCCTGCTGCGCCTGGTACATCTGCTGGGCGGCCTGGTTCCAGATACCGGTCAGGCCCTCGTGCGCGGCCTTGATCTCCTCGATGTCCGTGCCCTTGAGCGCGCTGCGCACTTTCTCCACCGCGGCCTCCAGGCTGGAGCGGGTGGCGCTGTCCAGCTTGTCACCCATCTCCTTGAGGTTCTTCTCGCTCTCGAACGCCATCTGGTCGGCGCGGTTGCGGATTTCCACCTCCTCGCGCTTCTTCTTGTCCTCGGCCTCGTGGCTCTGGGCGTCCTTGACCATCTTGTCGATATCCTGGTCGCTCAGGCCGCTGGTGGCCTCGATGCGGATTTTCTGCTCCTTGCCGGTGGCGCGGTCCTTGGCCCCCACGTGCAGGATACCGTTGGCGTCGATGTCGAACGAGACCTCGACCTGCGGGATGCCGCGCGGCGCGGGCGGTATGCCGGTGAGCTGGAACCGTCCGATGGTGCGGTTGTCGTGCGCCATCTGGCGCTCGCCCTGCAGCACGTGGATTTCCACGGTGGTCTGGTTGTTCTCGGCCGTGGAGAACACCTCGGTTTTCTTGGTCGGGATCGTGGTGTTGCGCTCGATGAGCCGGGTGAACACGCCGCCCAGGGTCTCGATGCCCAGCGACAGCGGGGTGACATCCAGCAGCAGCACGTCCTTCACATCTCCGGCCAGCACGCCGCCCTGGATCGCCGCGCCCACAGCCACCACCTCATCCGGGTTCACTCCGCGGTGCGGCTCGCGGCCGAAGAAAGTCTTAACCACTTCCTGCACCTTGGGGATACGGGTCGAGCCGCCGACCAGGATCACCTCATCTATCGCACTCGCCTCCAGGCCGGCATCCTTGAGCGCCTTGCGGCAGGGCTCCACCGTGCGCTGGATCAGGTCATCCACCAGCTGCTCGAACTTGGCCCGGCTGAGGCTCACGTTCAGGTGCTTGGGGCCCGAGGCGTCCGCCGTGATGAACGGCAGGTTGATATCGGTCTGCATGGTGCTCGACAGCTCGCACTTGGCCTTTTCGGCCGCCTCTTTCAGGCGCTGCAGGGCCATCGGGTCACGGCTCAGGTCGATCCCGTTGTCTTTCTTGAACTCCTCGACCAGCCAGTCGATCACCCGCTGGTCGAAATCATCGCCGCCCAGGTGGGTGTCGCCGTTGGTGGACTTGACCTCGAACACGCCCTCGCCCAGGTCGAGCACCGAAATGTCGAACGTGCCGCCGCCCAGGTCGTAGACCGCGATGGTCTCGTCCTTTTTCTTGTCCAGGCCATAGGCCAGGCTGGCCGCGGTCGGCTCGTTGATTATGCGCAGCACTTCCAGCCCCGCGATCCGGCCGGCGTCCTTGGTGGCCTGTCGCTGGCTGTCGTTGAAATAGGCCGGCACTGTGATCACGGCCTTGTCGACCTTGGTCCCGAGGTAATCCTCGGCGGTCTGCTTCATTTTCTGCAGGATCATGGCGCTGATCTCGGGCGGGGTGTAGTCCTTGCCCTGGATCTTCACCGTGGCCATGTCGCCGCTGCCGCCGAACACCTCGTAGGGGACTTTCTTCTTTTCCTCGGTTATCTCGTTCATCCGGCGTCCCATGAACCGTTTGATCGAGAACACGGTGTTGCGCGGATTGGTTACGGCCTGGCGCTTGGCCACCTGGCCCACCAGCCGCTCGCTGTCCTTGGTGAACGCCACC from bacterium harbors:
- the dnaK gene encoding molecular chaperone DnaK; translated protein: MGKVIGIDLGTTNSCVAVMEGGDPVVIPNAEGSRTTPSVVAFTKDSERLVGQVAKRQAVTNPRNTVFSIKRFMGRRMNEITEEKKKVPYEVFGGSGDMATVKIQGKDYTPPEISAMILQKMKQTAEDYLGTKVDKAVITVPAYFNDSQRQATKDAGRIAGLEVLRIINEPTAASLAYGLDKKKDETIAVYDLGGGTFDISVLDLGEGVFEVKSTNGDTHLGGDDFDQRVIDWLVEEFKKDNGIDLSRDPMALQRLKEAAEKAKCELSSTMQTDINLPFITADASGPKHLNVSLSRAKFEQLVDDLIQRTVEPCRKALKDAGLEASAIDEVILVGGSTRIPKVQEVVKTFFGREPHRGVNPDEVVAVGAAIQGGVLAGDVKDVLLLDVTPLSLGIETLGGVFTRLIERNTTIPTKKTEVFSTAENNQTTVEIHVLQGERQMAHDNRTIGRFQLTGIPPAPRGIPQVEVSFDIDANGILHVGAKDRATGKEQKIRIEATSGLSDQDIDKMVKDAQSHEAEDKKKREEVEIRNRADQMAFESEKNLKEMGDKLDSATRSSLEAAVEKVRSALKGTDIEEIKAAHEGLTGIWNQAAQQMYQAQQAAGAAGGDGADPGAQQQASSSGGGKEGVVDADFEVVDEDKDKKK